A single window of Sphingobacterium sp. ML3W DNA harbors:
- a CDS encoding HD family phosphohydrolase: MSRLKIKYNRESDNNMNLIRKVSLILATIILICIFLPKQARFRYEFQKGKVWDHENLISPYNFAILKTQEELNEDKKNILKTIQPIYDVNSTISREQIDQFETDLAEKWQTNKLDTTPQKIQDYRTVGNAILTHLYDRGILSLNNRFQNRNDDKSPAAKQYNFTLIQDKVATQKNTADCYTIESSYEYANSVLSNSPKIVYKKWLLETLKNYITLNYVYNDQQTERLEQTALANISSTRGVVQKGELIAEKDKIISNETNQKLESLRKIYEDEGKISGNQTYVTLGQFLIISLALSILMVFLFLFRKDIYYNNRLLSIIMIVIIGMLAVLSWAIKIKIPNLYYIPFCSVPIIIRILFDSRVALNIHLLMVLLAALFVPNSYEFVFLQFMAGIVAIYSIKTLVKREQFFISSAIILATYLIAYFGLLLTRNGSLSTINLMDVTPFVVSVMITLMAYPLVYAFEKLFGIVSDLTLMELTNSNSKLLRELSFKAPGTFQHSLQVANLAEAAIYRIGGNPLLVRAGALYHDIGKMTNPQFFIENQKTEKNPHDELSPEQSAQIIISHIIKGAEIAKRNQLPDVIIDFIRTHHGTTKVDYFYNLFIKNNPDKLVDEALYQYPGPIPYSKETAVLMMADSVEAASRALKEHTEESINTLVDKIIEHKLKLNQFANSNITLKEITESANIFKAMLKSIYHVRVDYDLSKKK; encoded by the coding sequence GTGAGTAGATTAAAAATTAAATATAATCGTGAGTCCGACAACAATATGAACCTTATTCGCAAGGTAAGTTTGATATTGGCAACCATTATTCTTATTTGTATTTTCCTTCCAAAGCAAGCTCGTTTTCGTTACGAATTTCAGAAGGGAAAAGTCTGGGATCATGAAAACTTAATTTCTCCTTATAATTTTGCCATTCTTAAAACGCAAGAGGAGTTAAATGAAGATAAAAAAAACATCCTAAAAACCATTCAGCCTATTTATGATGTCAACTCAACAATAAGCAGAGAACAGATAGACCAATTTGAAACCGATCTAGCGGAAAAATGGCAAACCAATAAACTGGACACCACTCCCCAAAAAATACAAGATTATCGTACCGTAGGCAATGCAATCCTGACCCATCTTTACGATCGTGGTATCTTATCGTTAAACAATAGGTTCCAAAACCGTAATGACGATAAAAGTCCTGCGGCCAAACAATACAATTTCACCCTGATCCAAGATAAGGTAGCGACACAAAAAAACACAGCAGACTGTTACACCATCGAATCGTCATATGAGTATGCAAACTCCGTTCTCAGCAATTCGCCCAAGATTGTATACAAAAAGTGGCTACTGGAAACCTTAAAAAACTACATTACACTCAATTACGTCTATAATGACCAGCAGACCGAACGCTTGGAACAAACAGCTTTAGCCAATATTTCCTCTACTCGAGGTGTCGTGCAAAAAGGCGAACTAATTGCGGAGAAAGATAAAATTATAAGCAATGAAACCAACCAAAAGTTAGAGTCACTCCGTAAGATTTACGAAGACGAAGGTAAAATATCAGGCAACCAGACTTATGTAACTCTAGGGCAATTTTTAATCATTTCGCTTGCCCTGTCCATTTTAATGGTTTTCCTTTTTCTCTTCAGAAAAGACATCTATTACAATAATCGCCTGCTATCTATCATTATGATTGTTATCATAGGTATGTTAGCCGTATTATCATGGGCGATCAAAATTAAGATACCCAACCTATACTACATCCCATTCTGTTCCGTCCCCATCATCATCCGCATACTCTTTGATTCTCGCGTGGCCTTGAACATACATTTACTTATGGTCTTATTAGCTGCATTGTTTGTCCCCAATTCATATGAATTTGTGTTTTTACAATTCATGGCAGGTATTGTGGCAATCTACAGTATAAAAACGCTGGTTAAAAGAGAGCAATTTTTCATATCATCCGCTATCATACTGGCGACCTATCTAATTGCCTATTTCGGCCTCTTATTGACGCGAAACGGCTCATTAAGCACCATCAACTTGATGGATGTGACACCATTCGTGGTGAGTGTGATGATTACGTTAATGGCCTATCCATTAGTATATGCCTTTGAGAAGCTATTTGGAATCGTATCCGACCTGACCCTCATGGAGCTTACCAATAGTAATTCGAAGCTACTTAGAGAACTATCTTTCAAAGCTCCCGGTACATTCCAACACTCCCTTCAAGTAGCCAATCTAGCAGAAGCAGCTATTTATCGTATTGGGGGCAACCCCCTATTGGTACGTGCAGGAGCGCTGTACCATGATATCGGAAAAATGACAAATCCACAATTCTTCATTGAAAATCAAAAAACAGAAAAGAACCCGCATGACGAACTATCTCCAGAGCAAAGTGCGCAGATTATTATTTCCCATATCATCAAAGGGGCTGAAATTGCTAAAAGAAATCAACTTCCCGACGTCATCATCGACTTTATCCGCACACACCATGGTACGACCAAGGTAGATTACTTCTACAACCTATTTATCAAGAATAATCCAGACAAGCTCGTTGATGAGGCATTATACCAGTATCCAGGTCCTATTCCTTATTCCAAAGAAACGGCAGTACTCATGATGGCTGATTCTGTTGAAGCTGCATCTAGAGCATTAAAAGAACACACAGAAGA
- the rpe gene encoding ribulose-phosphate 3-epimerase encodes MSSKKHLIAPSVLAADFAKLYDDIVMVNNSEADWFHIDIMDGVFVPNISFGFPVMQAIAKHATKPLDVHLMIVDPDRYLQLCKDSGAAVITVHYEACTHLHRTLAAIKELGCKAGVALNPHTPVSLLSDVIADLDLVCLMSVNPGFGGQKFIQNTYSKVKQLRAMAAGVNDGLLIEIDGGVGVGNAGALLQAGADVLVAGSSVFAAENPTQSIADLKAVDIQLQNI; translated from the coding sequence ATGTCAAGTAAAAAGCATCTTATTGCACCTTCAGTTTTGGCAGCGGATTTCGCTAAATTATACGATGATATTGTAATGGTAAACAATAGTGAGGCCGATTGGTTTCATATCGATATCATGGATGGCGTATTTGTGCCAAATATTTCTTTTGGTTTTCCTGTTATGCAAGCAATTGCAAAGCATGCAACAAAGCCTTTAGATGTACATTTAATGATTGTAGATCCAGATCGTTATTTACAATTATGTAAAGATTCTGGTGCCGCGGTTATTACCGTGCATTATGAAGCATGTACACATTTGCACCGCACGCTAGCTGCTATTAAGGAGTTGGGTTGTAAAGCAGGTGTAGCCTTAAATCCACATACGCCAGTCTCTTTGTTGTCGGATGTGATTGCAGATTTAGACTTAGTATGCTTAATGTCTGTAAATCCTGGTTTTGGTGGTCAGAAATTCATCCAAAACACCTATAGTAAAGTGAAACAACTGCGTGCTATGGCTGCTGGGGTAAACGATGGTCTTTTGATTGAAATCGATGGAGGAGTTGGAGTTGGTAACGCTGGAGCACTTTTACAAGCTGGAGCAGATGTATTGGTAGCGGGTAGTTCTGTGTTTGCTGCTGAGAATCCAACACAGTCAATAGCAGATCTAAAAGCTGTTGATATTCAATTGCAAAATATTTAA